Proteins encoded in a region of the Micropterus dolomieu isolate WLL.071019.BEF.003 ecotype Adirondacks linkage group LG07, ASM2129224v1, whole genome shotgun sequence genome:
- the LOC123974215 gene encoding FAST kinase domain-containing protein 5, mitochondrial, whose product MAACVLCRRLPRLRYLPGLRKEFTKAQHMCLKQGDETDDQEGQKGVLQHQDASLQGEYRLYYNPSSYHHSVWNSSRCQTDNDEDEQCLPTLAPSFWQQSNRYSVSCSRHLSSSKNTLLDLAFNKGPEPEMPSVSQYHRKPILPDVEVDTRAFHKCRPGYASMTLDLTQRPRPIEWEEALPLLQKVAVLKGSMKPSDVSQFLVELSRLHPDKMSLVKTDQRFIMLLRYSVEHIRLFTQLQLLEVLQSFVWLDMPSAHTVLGLYESELCCRANQMSLHQLLLVADLWRCIGRQVPQFLQHLYDSVHLYQGVMGVPELVQLLYIMGEGRQCPKDLIHLVEQLLVRNLHILYPEEVGAVCLGLFKSQTSISQRAVTHIVDKAHSLVEDMSDFAMVNVLKFLRFSYLYHSAWLEAMAREVPQRAHRMGVKGLMHVALACSALHYRNDNILMAIAERVPSLVPHCRSKDSCKLLWAFGTLGFLPVQSPSYYPSLIEALRQRKAEFQRYPEHLLTGLLGLAFISQFPEDLIALALSPEFVNLALKYTPLELRKDLFTLDGAVALELPQWTGPRLSCELREEVAEMLWKFAQSDVCQKPEVQEAESALQDLLGGETFVCKRMILPHTRSIDLEVHLDSTGQPIPVNPESHTARSSPESTSSKFPSHQGWGRMNIGVTITEELLAQIINTKNTTEPLTPSSTVKPASLHRVEPDEGGRLFDPGLELTSDLTEALTKPSSLGSDLQDSKDTVKLALQVSSRNHYCYQSQQLLGLHAMKRRQLKLSGYRVVEISHQEWFPMLRRSRAEKLAYLHCKIYSKL is encoded by the coding sequence ATGGCTGCCTGTGTGCTTTGTCGACGGTTGCCCAGGCTACGCTACCTTCCAGGCTTGAGAAAGGAGTTTACCAAAGCTCAGCACATGTGTCTCAAACAAGGGGATGAGACTGATGATCAGGAGGGGCAGAAAGGAGTATTGCAGCACCAGGATGCCTCTCTCCAAGGAGAATACAGGCTGTATTACAACCCTTCCTCATATCATCACTCTGTGTGGAACTCCTCCCGGTGCCAAACAgataatgatgaagatgaacaGTGTCTCCCCACTCTTGCACCTTCTTTCTGGCAACAGAGCAATCGCTACAGTGTCAGTTGCTCGCGGCATCTCTCCAGCTCAAAAAACACACTTCTTGACTTAGCTTTCAACAAAGGCCCTGAACCCGAAATGCCATCAGTGTCGCAGTACCACAGAAAACCCATATTACCAGATGTAGAAGTAGATACACGTGCCTTCCACAAATGCCGGCCAGGGTATGCCTCCATGACCCTTGACCTCACCCAGAGGCCTCGCCCAATCGAATGGGAGGAGGCCTTGCCGCTGCTCCAAAAAGTGGCTGTTTTAAAGGGCAGCATGAAACCATCTGATGTGTCTCAGTTTCTTGTGGAGCTCAGCCGCTTGCACCCAGACAAGATGTCTCTAGTGAAGACTGACCAACGCTTCATAATGCTCCTCCGATATTCTGTGGAACACATTCGCCTCTTTACTCAACTTCAGCTGCTGGAGGTGCTGCAGTCGTTTGTGTGGCTGGACATGCCCTCAGCCCACACTGTGCTCGGGCTGTACGAGTCCGAGCTGTGCTGCCGGGCCAACCAGATGAGCTTACACCAGTTGCTGTTAGTTGCTGACTTGTGGCGCTGTATTGGGAGGCAGGTCCCCCAGTTCTTACAGCACCTCTATGATTCAGTCCATCTGTATCAGGGAGTGATGGGGGTCCCTGAGCTGGTGCAGCTGTTGTATATAATGGGAGAGGGTAGGCAGTGCCCAAAAGACTTGATCCATCTTGTAGAGCAGCTTCTCGTGCGTAATTTACATATACTGTACCCCGAGGAGGTTGGTGCTGTATGTTTGGGGCTCTTTAAATCCCAGACTTCAATATCTCAGCGTGCAGTGACGCATATTGTTGACAAGGCACACTCTCTTGTGGAGGACATGAGTGACTTTGCTATGGTGAATGTGCTGAAATTCCTGCGCTTCAGCTACCTGTATCACAGTGCATGGCTGGAGGCAATGGCACGGGAAGTTCCTCAAAGGGCCCACAGGATGGGTGTTAAGGGGCTGATGCATGTGGCACTTGCCTGTTCAGCGCTGCATTACCGCAATGATAACATCCTAATGGCAATTGCTGAGAGAGTTCCCTCGCTGGTGCCGCACTGCAGGAGTAAAGACTCATGCAAACTGCTGTGGGCCTTTGGCACATTAGGATTTCTCCCAGTTCAGAGCCCAAGCTACTATCCGAGCCTTATAGAAGCTCTGAGACAGAGGAAAGCTGAATTCCAGCGATACCCAGAGCATCTGCTTACTGGCCTTTTAGGTCTGGCCTTTATCTCTCAGTTTCCCGAGGACCTAATTGCATTAGCTTTGAGTCCAGAATTTGTCAACTTAGCACTGAAATACACACCGCTTGAGCTGAGAAAAGACCTGTTCACTTTAGATGGAGCAGTGGCTCTGGAGCTGCCTCAGTGGACTGGCCCGCGGCTAAGCTGTGAACTGAGGGAGGAGGTAGCAGAAATGCTGTGGAAGTTTGCTCAATCAGATGTGTGCCAGAAGCCAgaggttcaggaggcagaatcTGCTCTGCAAGACTTGCTTGGAGGAGAGACATTTGTGTGCAAGAGAATGATTCTGCCCCACACTCGCTCCATCGACCTAGAAGTGCATCTTGACTCCACTGGACAGCCTATACCGGTGAACCCAGAATCCCACACAGCAAGATCATCTCCAGAGAGCACTTCATCCAAATTTCCGTCTCATCAGGGTTGGGGGAGAATGAATATAGGAGTAACTATAACTGAGGAACTTTTAGCACAGATAATAAATACCAAAAACACTACAGAACCTTTAACCCCATCTTCTACAGTTAAGCCTGCATCTCTTCACAGAGTAGAGCCTGATGAAGGTGGGAGACTGTTTGACCCAGGGCTGGAACTGACCAGTGACCTTACTGAAGCTCTTACCAAACCCAGTAGTCTAGGTTCAGATCTTCAGGATTCCAAAGACACAGTCAAACTTGCTCTCCAGGTCTCCAGCAGGAACCACTACTGCTACCAGTCACAGCAATTGTTGGGCCTGCATGCCATGAAGAGGAGGCAGTTGAAGTTGTCAGGCTACAGGGTTGTGGAGATTAGCCATCAGGAGTGGTTTCCCATGCTAAGGAGAAGCAGGGCTGAGAAGCTGGCATACCTGCACTGCAAAATCTACAGCAAGCTGTAA
- the slitrk5b gene encoding SLIT and NTRK-like protein 5 gives MHLWISFFLLSATSVCTVEMYGSYGEICQRLCACEEREGILTVSCENRGIVSLSDISPVYFSQYHLLLTGNLLKKLSANDFVEYKGLIILHLGNNDISEVEAGAFNGLQGLKRLHLNNNKIDALKEEFFFGLESLEYLQIDYNYITHVAPNAFSRLRHLEVLILNDNLISTLPVNIFQHVPLTHLDLRGNQLKVLPYSGLLEHMNSVVELQLEENPWNCSCELIALKTWLESISYTALVGDVVCEFPFRLHGRDLDEVSKQELCPRRAIAEYEMPPLPHLSTDAYYRTTPALVTAFSSSGIARSSSRPTKGPRQSGKLKSRPTARVPSNKPQNYGQIISYQTKSPVPLDCPTACTCNLQISDLGLNVNCQERKIEHISDLNPKPYNPKKMYLTGNYIPVVRRSDFIEATGLDLLHLGNNRIARIHDRAFADLTNLRRLYLNGNLIDHLASDMFYGLESLQFLYLEYNVIKEVASDTFLHVPRLQLLFLNNNLLKTLPVGTFIGLTLARLNLRNNHLRYLPVSGVLDQLTALVQVDLFENPWDCSCSILELKMWLEQLSTGTVVNNVICGSPKRLAGEDMRYIKTTNFCPNNSDILASMIPPSEESFPGSTITIETSLDSDTQYSAIPLSVMILALLLMFIVSVFVAAGLFVAMKKRRQKSQNEQNSSMNACISSLNLEYGLYKKGSIPKVRTSAGHVYEYIPPPTESSCRTTAHTPTDSKSVDGFRDFDELSGAFLGNSDEEAASNVISSEYSATTPEPLNKPSTPHQDDLCYYRDVLECDKHARYSNTLPCKHTAHSSSQYTSDLDARHQYVHPERIQQTILYCTAPSTVYVEPNRSEYWELKAKLHIDPDYLEVLEKRTTFTQF, from the coding sequence ATGCATCTttggatttcattttttttgctaAGTGCAACGTCAGTGTGCACTGTTGAGATGTATGGCAGTTATGGAGAAATATGTCAAAGACTGTGTGCctgtgaggagagagaggggatacTTACAGTGAGCTGTGAAAACAGAGGAATTGTAAGTCTCTCAGACATAAGCCCAGTGTACTTCTCCCAGTATCATCTGCTGCTTACAGGGAATCTTTTGAAAAAGCTGTCTGCCAATGATTTTGTTGAGTACAAAGGACTCATAATATTACATTTGGGAAATAATGACATATCTGAGGTTGAAGCAGGAGCTTTTAATGGACTTCAGGGATTAAAACGATTACATcttaacaataacaaaattgATGCCTTGAAGGAAGAGTTTTTCTTTGGCCTTGAAAGTCTGGAGTATCTACAAATTGATTATAATTATATCACTCATGTGGCTCCAAATGCCTTCAGCAGGCTTCGACATCTGGAGGTCCTGATTCTAAATGACAACTTAATATCTACGCTGCCCGTGAACATTTTCCAGCATGTACCATTGACTCATTTGGACTTAAGGGGGAATCAGCTTAAAGTGCTTCCCTACTCAGGTCTGCTGGAGCACATGAACAGTGTTGTGGAGTTACAGCTGGAGGAGAATCCGTGGAACTGTTCCTGTGAGTTGATTGCTCTTAAAACCTGGCTCGAGAGCATTTCATACACGGCTTTAGTCGGCGATGTTGTTTGTGAGTTCCCTTTTCGGCTTCATGGGAGAGATCTTGATGAGGTTTCAAAACAAGAGTTGTGCCCGAGGAGAGCCATCGCTGAATACGAGATGCCCCCCCTGCCACATCTGAGCACCGATGCATACTATAGGACCACGCCAGCTCTAGTCACAGCCTTCAGCTCATCTGGGATTGCACGGTCCTCATCAAGACCCACTAAGGGACCTCGCCAGTCAGGCAAATTAAAATCAAGACCCACTGCTCGCGTCCCATCTAATAAACCACAGAATTATGGCCAAATTATTTCATATCAAACCAAATCCCCCGTGCCTTTAGATTGCCCAACTGCCTGTACCTGCAATCTTCAGATTTCAGACCTTGGCCTGAATGTGAACTGCCAGGAGCGAAAGATTGAGCATATCTCTGACTTAAATCCCAAACCTTACAATCCCAAAAAGATGTATCTAACAGGGAACTACATCCCTGTGGTGCGTCGATCAGATTTTATTGAGGCGACCGGATTAGATTTGCTTCATCTTGGTAACAATCGAATAGCTCGCATACATGACAGAGCTTTTGCCGATTTGACGAATCTAAGAAGACTATACCTTAACGGGAATTTGATAGACCATCTTGCATCTGATATGTTTTATGGATTGGAGAGCTTACAGTTCTTATATTTAGAATACAACGTAATTAAAGAAGTTGCTTCTGACACCTTTCTGCATGTACCCAGACTCCAGCTTCTTTTTCTGAACAATAATCTCTTGAAAACTTTACCAGTGGGAACATTTATCGGCCTGACATTAGCCAGACTAAATCTCCGCAACAACCATCTGCGATATCTGCCGGTTAGTGGTGTGCTAGATCAGCTTACAGCACTGGTGCAAGTCGATTTGTTTGAGAATCCCTGGGATTGCTCTTGTAGCATACTGGAGTTGAAGATGTGGCTGGAGCAGCTTAGCACAGGCACAGTTGTAAACAATGTCATCTGTGGCTCGCCTAAGAGGCTAGCTGGAGAGGATATGAGATACATTAAGACAACAAATTTCTGCCCTAATAACTCTGATATACTTGCCTCCATGATCCCACCCTCTGAGGAATCCTTTCCTGGCAGCACTATCACGATAGAGACATCACTGGACTCTGACACACAATACAGCGCCATTCCTTTATCTGTGATGATTCTTGCCCTTCTCCTCATGttcattgtgtctgtgtttgtggctGCAGGATTGTTTGTGGCAATGAAAAAGAGACGTCAAAAGAGTCAAAACGAGCAAAATAGCTCTATGAATGCTTGCATTAGCTCTCTCAACCTGGAATATGGCCTTTACAAAAAGGGATCCATTCCCAAAGTCAGAACATCTGCAGGACATGTATATGAGTACATCCCACCTCCCACAGAGTCCTCATGCAGAACTACTGCCCACACCCCCACGGACAGCAAATCAGTGGATGGATTTAGAGACTTTGATGAGCTGAGTGGCGCTTTTCTGGGTAACTCAGATGAAGAGGCAGCGAGTAATGTAATAAGCTCAGAATACAGTGCCACCACTCCAGAGCCTCTTAACAAGCCCTCCACCCCTCACCAAGATGATCTGTGTTACTACAGAGATGTACTTGAGTGTGACAAGCACGCGCGTTACAGCAATACGTTACCATGCAAGCATACAGCGCATTCATCAAGTCAGTATACCTCAGACTTGGATGCAAGGCATCAATATGTGCACCCAGAGAGAATACAACAGACAATTCTCTATTGCACAGCACCAAGTACTGTTTATGTGGAGCCCAACCGGAGTGAGTACTGGGAACTGAAAGCAAAGCTTCACATTGATCCTGATTACCTTGAGGTTCTTGAAAAACGAACAACATTTACACAGTTTTAA